In Malus sylvestris chromosome 15, drMalSylv7.2, whole genome shotgun sequence, a single genomic region encodes these proteins:
- the LOC126604104 gene encoding adenine phosphoribosyltransferase 5-like isoform X2: MFAAENGLKGDPRLQAISEAIRVVPHFPKPGIMFQDITTLLLDHKAFKHVVDIFVDRYRDMDISVVAGEVISEAYELEYGTDCLEMHVGAAQPGERALVIDDLIATGGTLSAAIRLLERVGAEVVECGCVIGLPEVKGQCRLNGKPLYILVEPRQLDNCC; the protein is encoded by the exons atgtttgCAGCAGAAAATGGACTGAAAGGAGACCCAAGGCTCCAAGCCATATCAGAAGCCATCAGGGTTGTGCCTCACTTTCCGAAACCAG ggatAATGTTTCAAGACATAACAACATTGTTGCTTGATCACAAGGCCTTCAAGCATGTTGTCGACATTTTTGTTGATCGCTACAGAGACATGGACATCTCTGTTGTCGCCG GAGAAGTAATTTCAGAAGCGTATGAGCTCGAGTATGGAACCGACTGCTTAGAAATGCACGTTGGTGCTGCTCAGCCCGGTGAACGTGCATTGGTAATTGATGATCTAATAGCTACCGGTGGGACCTTATCAGCAGCAATAAGACTTTTAG AACGTGTTGGGGCGGAAGTGGTCGAATGTGGATGCGTTATTGGGTTGCCTGAGGTTAAG GGACAGTGCAGGCTTAATGGAAAGCCACTCTACATCCTTGTGGAGCCACGCCAGTTAGATAACTGCTGTTGA
- the LOC126604104 gene encoding adenine phosphoribosyltransferase 5-like isoform X1: MFAAENGLKGDPRLQAISEAIRVVPHFPKPGIMFQDITTLLLDHKAFKHVVDIFVDRYRDMDISVVAGVEARGFMFGPSVALAIGAKFVPLRKPRKLPGEVISEAYELEYGTDCLEMHVGAAQPGERALVIDDLIATGGTLSAAIRLLERVGAEVVECGCVIGLPEVKGQCRLNGKPLYILVEPRQLDNCC, encoded by the exons atgtttgCAGCAGAAAATGGACTGAAAGGAGACCCAAGGCTCCAAGCCATATCAGAAGCCATCAGGGTTGTGCCTCACTTTCCGAAACCAG ggatAATGTTTCAAGACATAACAACATTGTTGCTTGATCACAAGGCCTTCAAGCATGTTGTCGACATTTTTGTTGATCGCTACAGAGACATGGACATCTCTGTTGTCGCCG GAGTGGAAGCCAGAGGGTTCATGTTTGGTCCTTCAGTTGCTCTAGCAATTGGTGCCAAGTTTGTCCCTTTACGTAAACCTAGAAAGTTGCCGG GAGAAGTAATTTCAGAAGCGTATGAGCTCGAGTATGGAACCGACTGCTTAGAAATGCACGTTGGTGCTGCTCAGCCCGGTGAACGTGCATTGGTAATTGATGATCTAATAGCTACCGGTGGGACCTTATCAGCAGCAATAAGACTTTTAG AACGTGTTGGGGCGGAAGTGGTCGAATGTGGATGCGTTATTGGGTTGCCTGAGGTTAAG GGACAGTGCAGGCTTAATGGAAAGCCACTCTACATCCTTGTGGAGCCACGCCAGTTAGATAACTGCTGTTGA
- the LOC126604104 gene encoding adenine phosphoribosyltransferase 5-like isoform X3, whose amino-acid sequence MFAAENGLKGDPRLQAISEAIRVVPHFPKPGIMFQDITTLLLDHKAFKHVVDIFVDRYRDMDISVVAGVEARGFMFGPSVALAIGAKFVPLRKPRKLPGEVISEAYELEYGTDCLEMHVGAAQPGERALVIDDLIATGGTLSAAIRLLERVGAEVVECGCVIGLPEVKGQCRLNGKPLYILVEPRQLDNCYIKFFSFMQFCWSSAWADCRNNDASLGKMAVNV is encoded by the exons atgtttgCAGCAGAAAATGGACTGAAAGGAGACCCAAGGCTCCAAGCCATATCAGAAGCCATCAGGGTTGTGCCTCACTTTCCGAAACCAG ggatAATGTTTCAAGACATAACAACATTGTTGCTTGATCACAAGGCCTTCAAGCATGTTGTCGACATTTTTGTTGATCGCTACAGAGACATGGACATCTCTGTTGTCGCCG GAGTGGAAGCCAGAGGGTTCATGTTTGGTCCTTCAGTTGCTCTAGCAATTGGTGCCAAGTTTGTCCCTTTACGTAAACCTAGAAAGTTGCCGG GAGAAGTAATTTCAGAAGCGTATGAGCTCGAGTATGGAACCGACTGCTTAGAAATGCACGTTGGTGCTGCTCAGCCCGGTGAACGTGCATTGGTAATTGATGATCTAATAGCTACCGGTGGGACCTTATCAGCAGCAATAAGACTTTTAG AACGTGTTGGGGCGGAAGTGGTCGAATGTGGATGCGTTATTGGGTTGCCTGAGGTTAAG GGACAGTGCAGGCTTAATGGAAAGCCACTCTACATCCTTGTGGAGCCACGCCAGTTAGATAACTGCT ATATTAAATTCTTTTCATTCATGCAGTTCTGTTGGAGTTCTGCTTGGGCTGACTGCAGAAACAATGACGCTTCACTTGGGAAAATGGCCGTGAATGTTTAG